The following proteins come from a genomic window of Streptomyces sp. Sge12:
- the hypF gene encoding carbamoyltransferase HypF encodes MEAVQRRRVTVRGVVQGVGFRPYVYTRATGLGLAGHVTNTPEGVVAEVEGAPDAVSRFCERLAADAPPLAVVDAVDHWEVPVAGGAGFTIIASRTGGPARTLVSPDVATCADCLAELADPADRRHRHPFITCTHCGPRFTIVTGLPYDRAHTTMAAFPMCPDCAREYEDPADRRFHAQPVACPACGPRLRLLTGRPPRESSGSDPVAEARRLLAAGAILAVKGLGGYHLACDATHPGAVAELRRRKARGDKPFALMARDLADVERFAHLGPEERQLLAGGVRPIVLLRRRAGADGPDGVAPRCPDLGVMLPYTPVHHLLLGLPGDPPGPRLLVMTSGNLAGEPIVTDDDEALDRLAALADGWLTHDRPIHVPCDDSVVRVCDGETLTLRRSRGYAPLPLTLPVPVPATLAAGGDLKNAFCLGEGRKAWLSAHIGDMDDLATQYALERAERQLESITGVTPVLLAADWHPGYRSAGWAERAAGARPLVRVQHHHAHIASAMAEHGLDGGRPVIGVAFDGTGYGDDGAVWGGEVLLADYAGYTRFAHLAHVPLPGGDAAVHRPYRMALSHLRAAGIRWAPDLPCTAACPREELRVLERQLERGLNCVPTSSMGRLFDAVSSLAGICHRAGYEAQAAIELEGAAYRAHGDGDGRGYGEGDGEGDGGGHGYAFGLHLPPDSGGGPLAADPAPVLAAVVADVRAGTDPALIAARFHASVATLVAALCGAARERHGPDTVALTGGVFANTLLSSACARLLRARGFTVLRHGRVPPNDGGLALGQLMVAAAHDTP; translated from the coding sequence ATGGAGGCGGTGCAGCGCCGCCGGGTCACCGTCCGGGGCGTGGTCCAGGGCGTCGGCTTCCGCCCCTACGTCTACACCCGCGCGACCGGGCTGGGCCTGGCCGGGCACGTCACCAACACCCCCGAGGGCGTCGTCGCCGAGGTCGAGGGCGCCCCGGACGCCGTCTCGCGGTTCTGCGAACGGCTCGCGGCGGACGCACCCCCGCTGGCCGTGGTCGACGCCGTCGACCACTGGGAGGTCCCCGTCGCGGGCGGCGCCGGATTCACCATCATCGCCTCCCGGACCGGCGGCCCCGCCCGGACACTCGTCTCCCCGGACGTGGCCACCTGCGCCGACTGCCTCGCCGAACTGGCCGACCCGGCCGACCGGCGCCACCGCCACCCCTTCATCACCTGCACCCACTGCGGGCCGCGCTTCACCATCGTCACCGGGCTGCCGTACGACCGCGCCCACACCACCATGGCCGCCTTCCCGATGTGCCCCGACTGTGCCCGGGAGTACGAGGACCCGGCCGACCGCCGCTTCCACGCCCAGCCCGTCGCCTGCCCGGCCTGCGGCCCCCGCCTCAGACTGCTCACTGGCCGCCCGCCCCGCGAGAGCTCCGGCTCCGACCCGGTCGCCGAGGCCCGCCGCCTCCTCGCCGCCGGGGCGATCCTCGCCGTCAAGGGCCTGGGCGGCTACCACCTGGCCTGCGACGCCACCCACCCCGGCGCCGTGGCCGAGCTGCGCCGCCGCAAGGCGCGCGGGGACAAGCCCTTCGCCCTGATGGCCCGGGACCTCGCCGACGTCGAGCGGTTCGCGCACCTCGGCCCCGAGGAACGGCAGCTGCTCGCGGGTGGCGTACGGCCCATCGTGCTGCTGCGCCGCCGCGCGGGCGCCGACGGCCCGGACGGGGTCGCCCCGCGCTGTCCCGACCTCGGGGTGATGCTCCCGTACACCCCGGTGCACCACCTGCTGCTCGGCCTGCCCGGGGATCCCCCGGGTCCCCGGCTGCTCGTCATGACCAGCGGGAACCTCGCGGGGGAGCCCATCGTCACCGACGACGACGAGGCCCTGGACCGGCTCGCCGCGCTCGCCGACGGCTGGCTCACCCACGACCGCCCCATCCACGTGCCGTGCGACGACTCCGTGGTGCGGGTCTGCGACGGGGAGACGCTGACCCTGCGGCGCTCGCGCGGGTACGCCCCGCTGCCGCTGACCCTGCCCGTACCGGTCCCCGCGACCCTCGCGGCGGGCGGGGACCTGAAGAACGCCTTCTGCCTCGGCGAAGGACGCAAGGCCTGGCTCTCCGCGCACATCGGCGATATGGACGACCTCGCCACCCAGTACGCCCTCGAACGCGCCGAGCGGCAGCTGGAGTCCATCACCGGCGTCACCCCCGTGCTCCTCGCCGCCGACTGGCACCCCGGCTACCGGTCCGCCGGGTGGGCCGAGCGCGCCGCGGGCGCGCGGCCCCTCGTCCGCGTCCAGCACCATCACGCGCACATCGCCTCCGCCATGGCGGAGCACGGCCTGGACGGCGGCCGTCCGGTGATCGGGGTCGCCTTCGACGGCACCGGCTACGGCGACGACGGCGCCGTGTGGGGCGGCGAGGTCCTCCTCGCCGACTACGCGGGGTACACCCGCTTCGCCCACCTCGCCCACGTCCCGCTGCCGGGCGGCGACGCGGCCGTGCACCGCCCGTACCGCATGGCACTGTCCCACCTGCGGGCCGCGGGCATCCGGTGGGCACCGGACCTGCCCTGCACCGCCGCCTGCCCGCGCGAGGAACTGCGGGTACTGGAACGGCAGTTGGAGCGCGGCCTGAACTGCGTCCCGACCTCCAGCATGGGCCGGCTCTTCGACGCCGTGTCCTCCCTGGCCGGAATCTGCCACCGGGCCGGGTACGAGGCGCAGGCCGCGATCGAGCTGGAGGGGGCGGCGTACCGGGCGCACGGCGACGGCGACGGCCGCGGCTACGGCGAGGGTGACGGCGAGGGTGACGGCGGGGGACACGGATACGCCTTCGGTCTGCACCTGCCGCCGGACTCCGGCGGCGGGCCGCTCGCCGCCGATCCGGCGCCCGTGCTGGCCGCCGTGGTGGCCGACGTACGCGCGGGGACGGACCCGGCGCTGATCGCCGCCCGCTTCCACGCCTCGGTCGCCACCCTCGTCGCCGCCCTCTGCGGGGCGGCACGCGAGCGGCACGGCCCGGACACCGTCGCCCTGACGGGCGGGGTCTTCGCCAACACCCTGCTCTCCTCGGCATGCGCCCGACTGCTGCGCGCCCGCGGATTCACCGTGCTGCGGCACGGCCGGGTCCCCCCGAACGACGGCGGGCTGGCCCTGGGCCAGCTCATGGTCGCCGCCGCGCACGACACCCCCTGA
- the hypB gene encoding hydrogenase nickel incorporation protein HypB: MCRVVDLRQAVLAKNDVAAQVLRTELTARGTTVVNLLSSPGSGKTALLERELLLARERGVPVAALTADLATENDALRLARSGVPVKQVLTDGLCHLEAAMLGRHLDGWLPGDTRLLFVENVGNLVCPAGYDLGESLRVVLASVTEGEDKPLKYPTAFGLAQLVVVTKTDIARAVEFDEAAFRANVEQVNPGVEVVLTSARAGEGLGVLLDRALAIGAGGGAHAPVMARQQHAHGHTHGHSHGHGHDHDHDHDHDHGRDEDQGHEHDGDHEHPHVQTAAQTR, encoded by the coding sequence ATGTGCCGAGTGGTCGATCTGCGGCAGGCGGTGCTCGCCAAGAACGACGTCGCCGCCCAGGTCCTGCGCACCGAACTCACCGCCCGCGGTACGACGGTGGTCAACCTGCTCTCCAGCCCCGGCAGCGGCAAGACGGCGCTGCTGGAGCGCGAACTGCTCCTCGCGCGGGAGCGCGGCGTGCCCGTGGCCGCGCTGACGGCGGACCTGGCCACCGAGAACGACGCCCTGCGGCTGGCGCGTTCGGGCGTACCGGTCAAGCAGGTGCTCACCGACGGGCTGTGCCACCTGGAGGCCGCCATGCTCGGCCGGCACCTGGACGGCTGGCTGCCCGGGGACACCCGGCTGCTCTTCGTGGAGAACGTGGGCAATCTGGTCTGCCCGGCCGGCTACGACCTGGGGGAATCGCTGCGGGTGGTCCTCGCCTCGGTGACCGAGGGCGAGGACAAGCCGCTGAAGTACCCGACCGCCTTCGGACTGGCCCAGCTGGTGGTGGTCACCAAGACCGACATCGCGCGGGCCGTCGAATTCGACGAGGCCGCCTTCCGTGCCAACGTCGAGCAGGTCAACCCCGGTGTGGAGGTCGTCCTCACCTCGGCGCGGGCGGGCGAGGGCCTGGGCGTCCTGCTCGACCGGGCACTGGCGATCGGGGCGGGCGGCGGGGCGCACGCCCCGGTGATGGCCCGCCAGCAGCACGCGCACGGGCACACGCACGGGCACAGCCACGGCCACGGACATGACCACGACCACGACCACGATCACGATCACGGCCGTGACGAGGACCAGGGTCACGAACACGACGGGGACCACGAACACCCGCACGTCCAGACCGCCGCACAGACCCGCTGA
- a CDS encoding hydrogenase maturation nickel metallochaperone HypA/HybF has protein sequence MHEMSIAMAVVGQVEEAARAGGAHAVTAVRLQVGELAGVVPDALAFCFELACAGTVLEGAELVTESVTARARCGSCPGTWAVGMPPELCCPGCGRATDVELLSGRELEILSVRWEDGPTGARTREPIPEEA, from the coding sequence ATGCACGAGATGTCGATCGCCATGGCCGTCGTGGGCCAGGTGGAAGAGGCGGCCCGGGCGGGCGGCGCGCACGCCGTCACCGCCGTACGGCTACAGGTCGGTGAGCTGGCGGGGGTGGTCCCCGACGCGCTGGCCTTCTGTTTCGAACTGGCCTGCGCCGGAACGGTCCTCGAAGGGGCCGAACTCGTCACGGAGTCCGTGACGGCCCGCGCCCGCTGCGGTTCCTGCCCCGGCACCTGGGCGGTGGGCATGCCCCCCGAACTGTGCTGCCCCGGATGCGGCAGAGCCACCGACGTGGAACTGCTGTCGGGCCGTGAGCTGGAGATCCTCAGCGTGCGCTGGGAAGACGGCCCCACCGGTGCCCGTACCCGCGAACCGATTCCCGAGGAGGCCTGA
- a CDS encoding DUF6893 family small protein, which yields MKKAVIGGAAAAALAAVLMQFLPDLRRYLRMRRM from the coding sequence ATGAAGAAGGCCGTCATCGGCGGGGCCGCGGCCGCCGCCCTCGCCGCCGTACTGATGCAGTTCCTCCCCGACCTCCGGCGCTACCTGCGCATGCGCCGGATGTGA
- a CDS encoding hydrogenase maturation protease, with translation MNARVLVAGIGNVFLGDDGFGVETVRELAAHPLPEDVEVVDFGVRGVHLAYQLLDGYDTLLLVDATARGGAPGTLYLIEADGSAGPQPGGDGEPAPPPPVLDGHHMSPDAVLALLDTLCAGTGATPPRRTLVLGCEPAGVEEGIGLSAPVAAAVPEAVRMALDLIHGRDHGRDHDETDRPRRELRRTP, from the coding sequence GTGAACGCCCGGGTCCTGGTCGCCGGCATCGGCAACGTCTTCCTCGGCGACGACGGCTTCGGCGTCGAGACCGTACGGGAGCTGGCCGCGCACCCGCTGCCCGAAGACGTCGAAGTGGTGGACTTCGGCGTCCGCGGCGTCCACCTCGCCTACCAGCTCCTCGACGGCTACGACACGCTGCTGCTGGTCGACGCCACCGCCCGCGGCGGCGCGCCGGGCACGCTGTACCTGATCGAGGCCGACGGGAGCGCGGGCCCGCAGCCGGGCGGCGACGGGGAACCGGCACCGCCGCCACCCGTCCTCGACGGCCACCACATGTCCCCCGACGCCGTCCTCGCCCTGCTGGACACCCTGTGCGCCGGGACCGGCGCCACGCCCCCGCGGCGCACCCTCGTCCTCGGCTGCGAACCGGCCGGGGTCGAGGAGGGCATCGGACTGAGCGCACCGGTGGCCGCCGCCGTACCGGAGGCCGTACGCATGGCCCTGGACCTGATCCACGGCCGGGACCACGGCCGCGACCACGACGAAACCGACCGGCCTCGCCGCGAACTGAGGAGAACCCCATGA
- a CDS encoding DUF6084 family protein — MTEFSFTCTGVRADAYAAGPTLVFRLRITAAGGARVHAIALRCQIRIEPARRSYGPAEAEGLADLFGERSRWGNTLQPVQFAQVSVMVPSFTGETETDLVVPCTYDMDIAATRYFQALTEGEVPLLMLFSGTAFTGDAGFHVEPVPWDREAAYRMPAAVWREMVEQHFPGCGWLRLPRDTMDELLAFRSRHALASWEATVRALLDAAAPPQPPPPAGPAPGAGRPVAILPSLTGRTAP, encoded by the coding sequence ATGACGGAATTCAGCTTCACCTGCACCGGGGTGCGCGCCGACGCGTACGCCGCCGGCCCCACCCTCGTCTTCCGGCTGCGGATCACCGCCGCCGGGGGCGCCCGGGTGCACGCCATCGCCCTGCGCTGCCAGATCCGCATCGAACCGGCCCGGCGCAGCTACGGACCCGCCGAGGCGGAAGGCCTCGCGGACCTGTTCGGCGAGCGCTCCCGGTGGGGCAACACCCTCCAGCCCGTGCAGTTCGCCCAGGTGTCCGTCATGGTCCCGAGCTTCACCGGCGAGACCGAGACCGACCTCGTCGTGCCCTGCACCTACGACATGGACATCGCCGCGACCCGGTACTTCCAGGCCCTGACGGAGGGCGAGGTGCCGCTGCTGATGCTCTTCTCCGGCACCGCCTTCACGGGGGACGCCGGCTTCCACGTCGAGCCGGTGCCCTGGGACCGCGAAGCCGCGTACCGGATGCCCGCCGCCGTGTGGCGCGAGATGGTCGAACAGCACTTCCCCGGCTGCGGCTGGCTCCGGCTGCCCCGCGACACCATGGACGAGCTGCTGGCCTTCCGCTCCCGCCACGCGCTCGCCTCGTGGGAGGCGACCGTACGGGCCCTGCTGGACGCGGCCGCCCCGCCGCAGCCGCCGCCCCCGGCCGGGCCCGCGCCCGGGGCGGGCCGGCCCGTCGCGATCCTGCCGAGCCTCACCGGGAGGACGGCCCCGTGA
- a CDS encoding DUF5947 family protein, with product MSGPGPRHDGPRAPRGLRRFAGPRPPRPETCELCGVVVAPEAHRHLVQTEQRALVCACTACALLFDRPGAGTGRLRTVPDRYLTDPAHRLDDGAWELLQIPVGVAFFFRNAALDRLVALYPSPAGATESELDPETWQTVLGTGRLATLLEPDVEALLLRRSEGRTACYLVPIDICYELVGRMRLLWQGFDGGAEARAALDTFFEQVERRAKALAEETVEDGAR from the coding sequence GTGAGCGGGCCCGGTCCGCGTCACGACGGCCCGCGCGCCCCGCGCGGGCTGCGCCGCTTCGCGGGTCCGCGCCCGCCCCGGCCCGAGACCTGCGAACTGTGCGGGGTCGTCGTGGCCCCCGAGGCCCACCGCCACCTCGTGCAGACCGAGCAGCGCGCACTGGTCTGCGCCTGCACCGCCTGCGCCCTGCTGTTCGACCGGCCGGGCGCGGGCACCGGCCGCCTGCGCACCGTACCCGACCGCTACCTCACCGACCCCGCGCACCGGCTCGACGACGGCGCCTGGGAACTCCTCCAGATCCCGGTCGGCGTCGCGTTCTTCTTCCGCAACGCCGCCCTCGACCGGCTGGTCGCCCTCTACCCGAGCCCGGCCGGAGCCACCGAGAGCGAACTCGACCCCGAGACCTGGCAGACCGTCCTGGGCACCGGCCGGCTGGCCACCCTCCTCGAACCCGACGTCGAGGCACTGCTGCTGCGCCGCTCGGAGGGCCGCACCGCGTGCTACCTGGTGCCGATCGACATCTGCTACGAGCTGGTGGGGCGGATGCGGCTGCTGTGGCAGGGCTTCGACGGCGGCGCCGAGGCCCGGGCCGCCCTGGACACCTTCTTCGAGCAGGTCGAACGGCGGGCCAAGGCCCTGGCCGAGGAGACGGTGGAGGACGGGGCCCGATGA
- a CDS encoding nickel-dependent hydrogenase large subunit translates to MTPKTKAAADGSGLVEMAWDPITRIVGSLGIHTKIDFKQKRVAECYSTSSVFRGYSVFMRGKDPRDAHFITSRICGICGDNHATCSVYAQNMAYGVKPPHLAEWIINLGESAEYMFDHNIFQENLVGVDYCEKMVRETNPGVLELAERTPAPHAGEHGYKTIADIMRSLNPIEGEFYREALQVSRYTREMFCLMEGRHVHPSTLYPGGVGTIASVQLFTDYMSRLMRYCEFMKRVVPLHDDLFDFFYEALPGYEEVGRRRVLLGCWGALNDPEYCDFTYANMTDWGRKMFVTPGVVVDGKLVTNDLTEINLGIRILLGSSYYDDWQGQEQFVTHDPLGNPVDPRHPWNQHTIPAPQKRNFDDKYSWVMSPRWFDGKDHLALDTGGGPIARLWSTALSGLVHTDYVQATGHSVVITLPRTMTKPETRFEWKIPKWSNALERNRARTYFQAYAAAIALHCAEKGLAEVRAGRTQTWEKFEVPDEGLGVGFTEAVRGVLSHHMVIRDGKIANYHPYPPTPWNASTRDTFGTPGPYEDAVQNTPIFEENTPENFKGIDIMRAVRSFDPCLPCGVHMYVGGGKTVKTMHVPTGLSGLGG, encoded by the coding sequence ATGACACCGAAGACGAAGGCGGCCGCAGACGGCAGCGGCCTGGTCGAGATGGCCTGGGATCCGATCACCCGGATCGTGGGCAGCCTCGGCATCCACACGAAGATCGACTTCAAGCAGAAGCGGGTCGCGGAGTGCTACAGCACCTCGTCGGTCTTCCGCGGCTACAGCGTCTTCATGCGCGGCAAGGACCCCCGCGACGCGCACTTCATCACCAGCCGCATCTGCGGCATCTGCGGTGACAACCACGCCACCTGCTCGGTGTACGCGCAGAACATGGCCTACGGGGTCAAGCCGCCCCACCTCGCCGAGTGGATCATCAACCTGGGCGAGTCCGCGGAGTACATGTTCGACCACAACATCTTCCAGGAGAACCTGGTCGGGGTCGACTACTGCGAGAAGATGGTCCGCGAGACCAACCCGGGCGTCCTGGAACTCGCCGAGCGCACCCCCGCCCCGCACGCCGGCGAGCACGGCTACAAGACCATCGCCGACATCATGCGCTCCCTCAACCCCATCGAGGGCGAGTTCTACCGCGAGGCGCTCCAGGTCTCCCGCTACACGCGCGAGATGTTCTGCCTGATGGAGGGCCGCCACGTGCACCCCTCCACCCTCTACCCGGGCGGCGTCGGCACCATCGCCTCCGTCCAGCTCTTCACGGACTACATGAGCCGCCTCATGCGGTACTGCGAGTTCATGAAGCGGGTCGTACCGCTCCACGACGACCTGTTCGACTTCTTCTACGAGGCCCTGCCCGGCTACGAGGAGGTCGGCCGCCGTCGCGTCCTCCTCGGCTGCTGGGGCGCCCTCAACGACCCCGAGTACTGCGACTTCACGTACGCCAACATGACCGACTGGGGACGGAAGATGTTCGTCACCCCGGGCGTGGTGGTGGACGGCAAGCTCGTCACCAACGACCTCACCGAGATCAACCTCGGCATCCGCATCCTGCTCGGCAGCTCGTACTACGACGACTGGCAGGGCCAGGAGCAGTTCGTCACGCACGACCCGCTCGGCAACCCGGTCGACCCGCGCCACCCGTGGAACCAGCACACCATCCCGGCCCCGCAGAAGCGGAACTTCGACGACAAGTACAGCTGGGTCATGTCGCCCCGCTGGTTCGACGGCAAGGACCACCTGGCCCTGGACACCGGCGGCGGCCCCATCGCCCGCCTGTGGTCCACCGCCCTGTCGGGGCTGGTCCACACCGACTACGTGCAGGCCACCGGCCACAGCGTCGTGATCACCCTGCCGCGCACGATGACCAAGCCCGAGACCCGCTTCGAGTGGAAGATCCCGAAGTGGAGCAACGCGCTGGAACGCAACCGCGCGCGCACCTACTTCCAGGCCTACGCGGCCGCCATCGCCCTGCACTGCGCCGAGAAGGGCCTCGCCGAGGTCCGCGCCGGGCGCACCCAGACCTGGGAGAAGTTCGAGGTCCCGGACGAGGGGCTCGGCGTCGGCTTCACCGAGGCCGTGCGCGGCGTCCTGTCGCACCACATGGTGATCCGCGACGGGAAGATCGCCAACTACCACCCGTACCCGCCGACCCCGTGGAACGCCAGCACCCGCGACACCTTCGGCACGCCCGGCCCGTACGAGGACGCCGTGCAGAACACCCCGATCTTCGAGGAGAACACCCCGGAGAACTTCAAGGGCATCGACATCATGCGCGCGGTCCGCAGCTTCGACCCGTGTCTGCCCTGCGGAGTCCACATGTACGTCGGCGGCGGCAAGACGGTCAAGACGATGCACGTGCCCACCGGCCTGAGCGGACTGGGCGGATGA